CCCTGGTTTTGTGAACCTTCATCCCTTGGTTAAGGTGGTGTTTGCCGGGTTTTCCCCCTGGCAAGTTGCTGCCTTTCCCTTTTCATAGTCTGTTCTTTGGAAGAATCTAGCCCACCCGCAAGGAGGCGGGAAGAATTGAGCTACAGGTCCTGGAAGGAGGGGGTGTATCTGTGTATAtcatttgaaattcttctgtaaACATTTGTCTCTCATCCCTTATTTATTTACTCTGTCACttatatcagtatgaactcatgcatttttatttaataatttgagtTATAAATCTAATActgtgttctttgttttgttggtCAAATCAGTCCAGTTGTGGCCACTGGGGACTCTTGCcagttggctcctgtgtccctttCACATACTCCCATCCTTTGGTTTTGAGCACTGCTTTACTTGCCAGCACTTGGAAATGCTCCATACTCATCTTGTATTTTCCTCTCTCAGTCctggaatcagtcatttctccaaggagccctggttccttttaagGTGTCTgtatattcttttatgttttctatggTGACAACCATATCAGCtataaataatgacagttttgtcttttgctttccaatctttatggctttatttttcttgtcgTACTGAGATGACCAGGACATCTAGTACAATGATGACAGCATGCATCCGTGTCCTGTTGTGTATTTTAGAGGAAACACCACTAACTTTTCCCTAGTAAGAATGATACTGTATTTGCTATAGACTTCCTACAGGTTTTATCAGGTTAAGCAGGTTCCATCCTATTACTCTATATTAagaggcttttatttttttaataatgaaagggtgttgaatttttaccaaatgccttttctgtttcttatgataattatatttttttctccaataatCTGATATGTGGTAAATGACATTTATAGATTTTCCTTATGTTAGACCATCTTTGCATTTCTTGTATAAACACAGCTTGGTCATGGTCTTTCATTTTTTATACAGTGCTGGACTCAGGTTGGTAAACAAAAGTTTAGAATTTTGCAACTGTGTCCATGAATAAAATTggtctttacttttcctttcttagGCTGTTCTTAATGGCTTTTGGCATTAAGGTTCTGCTGGTATAGAATGATTCAGAGTGTTTCCTCTTTTACAATATTCTGGAAGATGCTCTGTAACTTTGGAATGATTGGTTTGGTAGAACTCCTGCAAAACCATCTTGGTCTAGTGTTCTCCTTTTTAATACTGAGTTACTATTAAACTTCTaaattaaaatcttttcaaaattgtAAATAAGAAGGTTGAAATTTGCtgccatgtttattttataagctttatGCTTGAAATGGCTACACACAAATCCTGAGCAAGACTTTTTAATGATGCATTCTTCAAATTCTTAACAGTCGCCATCcataaatgtctttctttgtaCAAGTaggtgataaaatatttaaagccaatttttaaatgtttcaaagatGTTTAACAATTGGAATTATATCTaacagcttttctttttgtttcactgaCAAGTATATTGTTAAAACTTCTCGTGACGATGTGAGTAGATTTCAAATCCAGTTGAACGCTTTCATAttaacaatttcaaaataatgatgaaGCTCTTATTTGCAGAACATGCATCATTATTAGAACCATCACCCTGCAGCTAGCTTGGATACCATTAAAAGGGCTCACCAGCTGCAAACGGATAAAAGTATCTGATACTCGGGAAGACAGAGTTTCAGGGTTTCTACCTGGAGCTACACCCTCCAGAagcccctccttggcctccctgcacccagccccatccCAGCCAGTCACATCTTGGGCTGTACGTGGTGTTTCTTGGAAACCGGAACACAGACTCCTCCAGCAGCTCCACAGGCCCCTTGTCCTCAATGAGCAGAAGACTACAGGAGCTGGCTACTGAAGAGGCTGTCCAAGTGATAGAGCACCTTCTTGGCCCTGCTTAGCACATTTACTGCAGAGCTGGATGCTACTTATTTGTGCTCACCACCTTCAGGGACTGCAGAGGGATTTGTCAGACCCTACTTCACTAAGGGCCACCCTCTAAGGATCTCCAGAAGAGGCTGCCCATAGAGAGAAGTGGCCTGCCTAGGGTCTCCACTGCCTCAGGTCCTACCCGGACACCTCTAGGGCTGAGGGGATCGGTATCTCTTCACCTACCTGTAATCCACATACCAAGTGGAAGAATCTgcctgctattttttgtttgttttggcggGAAGAGTTTTAACTACTGCTGTAATTCCTTTAGTAGCTATGGAACTGttgaggatttctttttcttctttagtcgATTTTCGTAAGATAACAGTTTTCTAGGAGTTGGTCCATTTTGCCTGCATTTTCAAATTCATTGGCATCaagtttcctttttattctctgcTGTGTATAAACTGTAAcgatgtctcctttttcattactgatattggttatttgtgccttctcactttttttcttaatcaatcTCACCAGAGGTTTAtctattttattagtcttttcaaagaaccaacttttggcttTGTTGCTCCTCtctattgtatctttgttttctatttctttaatttccgCTCTTATCTTTTTTGATCTCCTTCCTTCCACATTTTTTGGGTTTattctgttgttctttttctaatttctttaacTGGACATTGAGCTCATTAATTTTCAttcttgcccattttctaatttgtgCATTTAAGGATATAATTTCCCTCTAACTACTGCTTCTCCATAAGTGTAGATATGtagtattttcattattgttcAGTTATAAGTATTTCATTTCCATCAAGGTTACTTCTTTTACCTGTAAGTTATATAGAAATGTGTTTTTAGATTTCCAAATGTTTGGGGATTTAAAATTTTACCTCTTTGTTATTGAAAGCTGTCTTAATTGCATTATGGTCAGAGGATGTGGTTCGTGTGATAACAACTCTGAAATTTTttagacttgttttatggcttaGTATGTGACCAATATTTTTGAATGCTTCCTATGTGCTAATTTATAAGAATGTGTGTTCTCTAATTGTTGAATACAGAGATCTGCATATGTCTATTATCAAGTTTGTCAACTATTGTTCAATTTTTACTTATCTATACTAAGTTTTTGGTCATGATCTACCAATAATTGAAAGAGGTGTGTTAATATTCAACTGTGATGGTGGATTTGGCAATTTCTCCTTGTAATTCTATCTCATTTCTTGCTTTATATATTTCGAGGGTGTTCATTAGGAATATTCAAATTAAGAATTGTTATATATTCCTGATAAATATGTAATGACCCTCTCTATTCCTGATaatgcatttttctttgaaaCCTATTTTATCTTATATTAATGTAGTAACACAAATTTTTCTTGTTGGGATTTGTGTGGTATAtaattttccatccttttacttttgaGCATTTTCATGCCATCATGCTTTAATTACATCTCTTGGAAACAACATATaactggactttttaaaaaatctaatctgATGATCTCTTTTAGTTGGCAAGTTTAGTCTGTTTATATTTACTGTGATGTATTTGGGCTTATTTCTACCatcatacttttttatttctgtttaccACCACTACCTTTTTCTatgcttcattttctcttttcttgcctgcttttttagttttgagatttgttttcttattcaatTGCTTCCtccctattttaattttttttctattctttctgtgGTTACCCTTATAAAGTCTAAAGTTAAACAATATTTTAGCCTCCTTCTTGAAGAATGCAGGAAGCTTAGAAACCTTCAACTCTAGTCATTCCTCTCCTGACTACATActattgttttcaaatatgttagtttgttcctttttataaacCTCACAATTATGCATCTTTATCAGTATTACTTTATATAGACAGTGTTTGTTTGGACTTACATGCATACATTCTTGTATCGCAGACCATCCTTTgggatcattttctttcattatgaaTATAGtgttttagtgggtttttttttttttaagtacaggtCTCTTGATGTTAAATTCTTCCAGTCTTTCTTATatgtaaatgtctttattttatcctcattCTTAAAAGATAGTTTGTTACAGGTATTTTTACTCAACACTTAGAATATATGGTTCCATTCTCTTTTAGCTTTGAGAAGTCTTTATTGCTATTAAGAAGTCGACTCTCAGACTAATTgctggttttgtgtgtgtgtgcctgtgtgtgtagtAGAATGTGCAGAGGGTCCTGCAGTTTTACTCTAACATGTTTACAtacgtattttt
This portion of the Macaca thibetana thibetana isolate TM-01 chromosome X, ASM2454274v1, whole genome shotgun sequence genome encodes:
- the KANTR gene encoding KDM5C adjacent transcript, which translates into the protein MSPFSLLILVICAFSLFFLINLTRGLSILLVFSKNQLLALLLLSIVSLFSISLISALIFFDLLPSTFFGFILLFFF